GTCGACGACTAAATTGTCACGGATTTATATAGCGGGAAAGCAAGCGTCTTCTCACTAATTTGACCATTTGAATTTTACACAGGCGATGAGATAGCCACCTTCTTCCAATCCGTTGCTATAGTGACTCCCATTGTACAAAGGCCGCAGTTTGTTTACTGACGAAGGAAAAACGCGAGATTTCGACTGTGGTACTGCGATCTAACCACAAAACGAGGTCAAGAGGACCATGGTGATAAGATCCAATCAAGAGCCACAAATCATGCCCAAAACTCTCCAGCGCTCACCTTGTCCTGCGGGCTTTAGCACAAGTACGCGGCATTAAATTACGCAAGGGGAGGCCATTCTTCTTGGTCTGAGCTAGTTAGCACGGAAAACAAACTCGCAACCAAAGTAGCTGGCTAGCATAGTAGCTAGCAGTATATTTCGCAGAGACGAATCACAATGAGTCTTGATAAAGCAGAGCTATGCGACTCATTGCTAAGCTGGGTAAGTTTAATCTTCTATGAAATACCAGTGCAACTATGCGGAATAGAAACGGCCCTTCCGGCCGTTTTCGCTACACTGCTACACAAGATTTTAGGAACAGGTGGCAATGCCAGTGGATTAACGTTAGCGTATTTCTGACAGTTGAACCAACGAGAAGCAACGCTAAACTTTGTGTTCTGAGACGACGTTGACAAAACTTGAATTCAGGAGTTCCCCTCATGGAGTAGCTTGCTTTACTAGCGAAAGTTTTGTAATTTTAACTCATTTCCACCTCATAAGATTAGCTAGCTTTTTCCCCACTTCCAACATGCAACCATGATCTTGCTAACGTTAGTGTGGAACTAATTCAAGTAGCTGGCTATCAATAGCTTCTAAgctatttataaatgtgttttgttgctACGTTGCTTGGGAAGACAACAATGTTAAGATGGTTTGGTGTCTTTTTCATGTAGGTAGGTAGTAGCTAACAGAACAAAGTAggaaaaacatatattttggCTTTTGTCTGGCTAAACCAGCGATGATggctatttatttttctaagtTGCTTTTTTAGTGAGGAGGAGCACGTTACTATAAGTAGTTAGCTAAGTAGTTCGATTGCGGGATGTATCTGAGATGATTGAATTAAATTTTGCATCTAACGTCACATGTGGTCACCCATTGCTTGTCCGTCCGTGCATACATCACCGCTCAACTGACTTTACAGTAATGCTTTTTACTGTTCTCACGTTCTTAATCAAATTCTCTGCTGTCCTTCCTTCTCTGCGCTCTTCTCCCTGTTGACCTCTCAGCTGAAGACGTTTCAGGTGCCTTCCTGCACCAGCAAGCAGGACCTGACCAGTGGAGTGGCCATCGCCCATGTGCTGCATAAAATGTAAGCCTAGAGTCTGGGGGGCTGATATAAACATGATGAATCAAACGGGGAGTGCGCATGCGATTTAGGAGTGCTGGAGTGTAGTGGAATGTAGAGAGATGGAATGGTCAAGTGTAGATTGAGAGGCCCATAGAACAGCAAATGAAGTCTGAATAAAaggctccatttttttttctccaaaatctTCAGTTAGGATTAGGTAATTCAATTCTGAACACCAGAGATCTTACTGGACAGTCCAGACCTCTTGTCAACATGATGGATTTCACCTATGTCTTAGTCCTTTGTTATCTGAAAGCATTGAAGCATTTAAAGCTCCTGTAGCTGTGGCCCAAAGAGGTTTTAGTTTTGTAATGGAGTTCATTATCTGGATCCAGATGTCTagtcatcagttttttttcctccgagGTCTTGCTAATGTAAAGGGAACACAGAAACCTTGGGGGCATCTTCCAGCCTGCAAGAGATTATCCTCCAGGCCTCTGCTTTGCGCATTCTttgaaaatggcaacaaaaactaaaatgcCTTGTCGTCAGTGTGTCTTAGATGATAGAAATTGAAGTCATGGTGTCCTTGGGCTGTGCCGCTCATCTCCAGTCATGTTGCAGTCATTTGGCCAAATTAGCAGTAATTCCTTGTAAACAGCCCCTTCTCCAGTTTTGAAGAGGTTTCCTCTCACGTACTGCTGAAAGTGCACTTTGTAAAATACAGCTCAGGCATGCCCagtttacatgaaaaaataagttTATGAGCAAAACACTATGCACATCTTCATCCACTTATGTAGAAGTGAATACTTGCacatatttatgcttttttttactACTGTTTTACTACAAGTCATTGTGTCGAAGGTTTGGTACACAGGCAGTTGAATGCACGCATAtgaatttcatttgcatattgtaTCATTGTATGTGAagaatttatttgaatatgtaGGTATGCCGTTGTCTCCATACACGCAGATCTTTTGCAggctttgacccccccccccccccccccctttgtattttttcagacaCAAACCAGATCCCTGTAACTTTTAAGCAGTCCACTTAGTGAGCTGCAGATTTTATTGAAATGGATGAGCTTGTACACAGTGAAAGCTTTATAGGTTTCTTTTGGTAGTTAGAGGAAAAACTGTTATGTTAGAGGGGTATTCGCTCGGGAAGCACCAGTTCATCAGCATCGTAAAAAGAGTGTTTTGTGAAGGCTGTTGTAACCTAATAATGCTGTCTGTAAACTGCTCTCATTTCCAGAGAGCAGACTAATTGCAGCCTTACCTCTGTGTGATGGCTTTGTGTTTGTCACCCTCCAGTGgacattgctgtcatttcaagggggggggcgggggacggggtgggggggacggacggacggacagTGGCAGTCACTGGATTCAGTGTGGAGAGTAATTACTCACAAATTGTTCTCTTTACTGTCTCATTCTTGCCCTCTAGAGACTCCTCCTGGTTCAATGAGACATGGCTGGGCAGAATCAAGGAGGAGAGTGGGGCCAACTGGCGACTGAAGGTACAAGGAGGAGATGAACAGCCACATAGCAAACGGACAAGGCCTTGTCGCTTGGGACTTTCTCTTGTTTAGTCAAAATTTCATTTAAGAGCATTTCAGATGGTAAATCTTTAGTCAATGTCTCTCCAGGTGAGCAACTTGAAGAAGATTCTTCAGAGTATGCTGGAGTATTACCATGATGTGAGTAGTGTTTCTCGACAATTCTCCCTTCATGTCTCTGGCTGCATGGAGCTCCTCTGGAGCAGCCGTtaccacagaaaaatgtttaatgtgtgcTCACGTAAGGGTCCTGCTGAATGCTTTTAGCTGGCATCTTAGCTGTCCCCTCTCTGTTGTCTGTGCAGGTGTTGGGCCACCAGGTGTCAGATGAGCACCTGCCAGACGTCAGCCTGATTGGGGAGATGGGAGATGTGGCGGAGCTCGGCAAACTGGTGCAGCTGGTGCTGGGCTGCGCGGTCAGCTGTGAGAAGAAGCAAGGTGAGATGGGATAGCGGGGGCTGCTTGCTGTGCCTACCTACAAATCCTGTGGCGGGTGGCTCTCTGCTGAATTCGCAGCGGTCAGCAGGAAACGACATCAGTGCATAGTAAAGGTCCTGGACGTTGGCAGTAAAGCCAACCTCAGCTTTGTTGtatctcaaaacaaaacagtaccCCTTTGTTGGGGGGAGTTAGTGGAACTAAAGAGGTCGTCATCGGCGCTGCGTGTGCTGTGGGCCAGGGGAGGGTGCGACGGTGTGCGGTTGGGGACGCAGGTTGTGTCACGGCTGTCCTTGTCCCGCAGAGCACATCCAGCAGATTATGACCCTGGAGGAGTCTGTCCAGCACGTTGTCATGACTGCCATTCAAGAGGTGAGAATCTTCTGCATAATCGGCCGCAGATCACGCTGTCGTTTCTGAGGAGCCCTCTGAGCTCGTCATGCGGGTTTGTTGAAGTATGCGCAAAGGAATTAAGAGGACTTGGCATgggattttttgttgttgttgatgaaacattacaaaatcTGAAAAGTGTTATTAAGGGTCAAGCAAGAAAGgaaatgttcagtgttttattgGCCTTTAGATGTTATAATGTTTATTTCTACTGTTGTGTTTTAGCTTCTGACTAAAGAGACTACAGAACCAGGAAGCCCTGAGAGTTATGGAGACTTTGACTATCAGGTGAGCCTGGAATAGGATCCTCATCTTTCTGTGCAGTTGAGTGGAAAGCGCTGAGTATGGACATGGCTATAGCTCTTTGCATTTGTTGAGTAGACTGTTGTATCGTGTTATGATGTCACCTGTGGTGTTTGATCcctgcttcctctttctctcttcaccCATTCATCCACCTctggatctctctctccctgtctaaTGCTCCATCTcatgtgtctctctgcctctcccgcCAGTCTCGGAAATACTATTTCCTCAGTGAAGAGGCGGAGGAGAAGGAGGACTTGAGCGGACGCTGCCGTGAGCTGGAGCACCAGGTGAGAAGCGAGAGGTGATCGCGAGGTCAGAGGGGTTGGTGCATGCTCAGCGTGTGGACCTGCAACCCTGAACTCTGATCGGCCAATCAATCAGCTGATCAGTGTGCCTGAGTCCGATGCTACTGCCTTCCCTGCTAACCTTGCCGAATATCACTGCATATGGGGAACTGTTTGTTCCCATATACATTTCCAACACATGCATATGTTTGATTTTCATCATGTAATTGTTGGAAAAATGACCTTGGTcttgatctttttttgtttcgGTACCAGTTTGCGTTTGTCAGATTTGAGCTCCTTTGGTTTGTGACTTGTGTGATGCTAAAGCAAACCGTTTGTCCTGTGAAGTTGTTCAGTGTAGGGCTGTGGAGGTTTCAGGCTGCAATAATGTCCGGCAGGTAAGTAATGCTCTCAATACAGTTGAACGCCAGCTTGCCTAATCCCGCACATAGAGCAGCCGTTGACACACAAACTGAGCATCCTTGCATGTGAAACCCATgccttcctctgtcctctctctgaccTTTATTGGCATAGTCATCTCTGTACCTTCTTTTCAATAAAGTTCATTCAAAGATCAGGTGAAAAGCAAAGCATGTTGGCTCCGTACATGGGTGGGAGAGTCTGTTAAATAAGGTTAAGGCTGCTCTCATTCCGGCCATGTTAAGCCTCCCAAACAGAACTTTCAGATATGACTTTGGTAAATCTGTAACTTTTTGAGCATGATGTCATCTGTCACGTGTGCATTGTTGCTGACTGAGGTGGAATTTGTCCCAGTCTCATCGTCTCTACTAATTGCTTCAACAAAAGGGTCAGTCTGCGTGTGACCTCTGCCTGCTCTAACACAACAGCGATATTCAGACAGTGGATGCCAGCCACGACAAACTGCAGCTGACATACTTTTCAATTCCTTTTGTTTATAGGCCTCAGAAAGGCATGTTTTCTACGTCTCTTTGTccacttctctccctctctctctctctctctctctctctctccattatGTTCCAgttgtgtctctctccctgtccattGCCACTCGTCCGTGTGTCTTCCTCTCCGTTTCTGCTTGCTGTGTTCCTGACTGCACCCGGTGCTGTGTCCGTCTGGCCCCTCAGGTGTCCGCGATCATGGAGGAGAAGACGGCGCTCCAGACGGAGGTGCGCACCCTGAAGGAGAGGCTGAGCCGCTGCGACCCGCTGGACGCCTCCTCCACCATCACCGGAAAGAAGCTCCTGTTGCTGCAGAGCCagatggagcagctgcaggaggagaactTCAGGTGCGGCTCTGGACAGCACACCTGTACTGCACAGAGAACATGCAGAATACCACAGCACGTACCACATATACGACATACAGAATATCACAGcctgtaatacacacacagcattcagaataCTACCCCCTGTGCGACACACATGACATACAGAATGTCAGAGCCTGTACAACACACACGGTGTACTGAATACTACACCCTGTACGACACACACGGCATACAGAACACTACACCCTGTACTATACACATGGAGTACTGAATACTACACCCTGTATGACACACACGGCGTACAGAATACTACACCCTGTACTATACACATGGTGTATTGAATACTACACCCTGTATGACACACACGGCATACAGAATACTACACCCTGTACTATACACATGGTGTACTGAATACTACACCCTGTACGACACACATGGCATACAGAACACTACACCCTGTACCGCACAAACCGTTCAGTGCTGTACACAGCTCGCAGCTCTGCAGTAGTCTATTACTGTGTCTACTGCACAGAGCATGTGACAGCTCAACAGTCTGTGCTACACAGAGCTTGTGAGCCAGCATCTGCAAACCTCTTGTCCGTAGGCTAGAGAATGCCAAGGACgacatgcgtgtgcgtgcggaGATACTGGAGCGCGAGGTCTCTGAGCTGCAGCAGCGCAACGAGGAGCTGACCAGCCTGGCCCAGGAGGCGCAGACGCTCAAGGACGAGATGGACATCCTGCGGTGCGTAAGGGGCGCGGCCGAGAGGGAGGGGGACCGGCGCGCTATTGACGCGTTGTTGGTTTGTCATTCTGTAATCTCTCCGTGCCGTGAGATTGTCCCCGGGGCCTTGAAGTGCAAACGGCGTGTTGCGGGTCCTCCCGAGCCTCCCTGGCCCTTTTAATCCACCCCTCTTGTCGTGCTCCCCCCATCCAGGCACTCCTCGGACCGGGTGAGCCGGCTGGAGGCACTGGTGGAGAACTACAAGCGCAAGCTGGAGGACCTGGGAGACCTGCGCAGGCAGGTGCGGCTGCTGGAGGAGCGGAACACCGTCTACATGCAGCGCACCTgcgagctggaggaggagctgcggcGCGCCAACGCCGTCCGCACACAGCTGGACACCTACAAGAGACAGGTtacatttacgttacattaaCGTTTATTCATTCGGCCGAcgattttatccaaagcgacttacaagtgaggcagagtacaacagaAGCAAAAGCCATATATGGAGCAATATTAGACGTTTTGCATGACCAACCATGGCACAACAAGTTTCAGTAGTTTGCGGAAGGGGGTTAGAGAGACCGCTGAGGAGTGAGATATGATGTAAGGTGCAGTGAAGAGACTGAGGATCCACGTCTGTGCTAGACTCAGGAGCAGCGGATGTGAGTGAGTAAATGTGTGGAGGCAGATAGGAGACAGTCTGAAATGGGTCAGATGGAGACTGCGGTCCGTGTCAGCTGACAGCATCTGAATGTGTTGTTCTGTTcccctgtctgctctctgccctgcaggTCCATGAGCTCCACACCAAACACTCGTCAGAGGCGATGAAGGCAGAGAAGTGGCAGTTTGAGTACAAGAATCTCCACGACAAGTATGAGGCCCTTCTGAAGGAaaaggaggtgagagagagagagagagggagagagaaagaaagagccgGGGGGGTCTGTTGCCATATTCACAACGTTGGTATTGGGAGGATTAAAACAGTTCCATATGttatattacaataaaaatggtGCAAAGCTGAATTTGAACTAGACTTGAAAGTTAAATAAAATTCTATTTGCAGGGTGTGGTCTtagatttaattacattaaaatgtttcgGGATTCCTGAATCCAGATGTATCTCTGTATCTATGCAACTGTCAGGCAGCAGGGCCCTCATATCAGCCTGCCTGGACCAGCTAGGAGCTGTTAAGACCCATCTTACCATGAGCATAGATCTTGATGTATCTGGGATTGTGCTGTCTTATCATGGCACCATCGACTCGCATACAGAGATTACTATGTGTGCCAGCCTGTCATAGCGATAGAACTGAAGAACTGAGGAAAGGACAGTACTGCTACAGTCTTTGAATGGCCGCTGTTGGTTGAGTCTGGGAGTTTGGGCTGAAATGGTGACGTGTGTGTGATGCATCGGCAGCGCCTGATCTCTGAGAGGGACACACTGCGAGAAACCAACGAGGAGCTCCGCTGTGCCCAGGTACACCAGAAGTGCCTCAGCCAAGCAGGTGAGCCCATTGGCTTGGATAAGAGTCTCCTCCAATGAGGGGATATGAGGGTATTTCAGTgatttcctgtttccctgtgtggCCTTCCgtaacaaaataaatctgaatacaCAATGGTCTATGTGTGTAAAGGGATGAAATTGAATGCATATGTTGCATTGTCTGTGTGGGCCCCCTCTGACTGAGGTGTCATGCTCTATATCTCCCCCTGTAGGAGGTCTGTGTGATGACGATTCTGGCACAGTGGGAAACCTGGCCTCTGAAATCATGCCCACAGAGTTCAAGTGAGTCTCGGGGTACAGAGTGTGATTATAGTGCAATTATGTGTAACTATTCATTGTTTTACCACTAATTATAACTGGCACTGGGTATCTGGTGTGGAACTGAAAGTACTCAAGCAGTATGACTAGTCTGATTGTCTCTGGACAGCTTgctctatttatttatgtctttaaATCAGATTGTTGCCTTAACCATTAAAATGCTGAATCTAGGGAGTACCAAATACTGTGAGAATTGGAATGGAAGTCCATGAATTAAATTCACTTCTCCGTGTATTTACCTGTTGGCCCCCTCTGTTCTTTATTCCCTGTCACGGCAACCGTTCCCTCGGCGCCGTCTCCCAGGGAGACGATGGTGCGTCTGCAGAGTGAGAACAGGATGCTTTGTGTGCAGGAGGAGAGCTACAGGCAGCAGCTGGTGCAGCTGCAGAGCCAGCTGGAGGAGTCCCAGCGTAGCCACAACGTTCTGGAGACCCAGAacaggtgcgtgtgtgcgcgcatgtccGCATCTGAACGCATGATTTGGACTCCTGGCACAGAGAGGACGGTGCCATTGTTGAGCATTGGCTGTGTGTATCACgccaaagtgtgtgtgtgtgtgcgcgctgtgATGTACGCGTGTTGGACAGGCGTCCGTGTCTCTGAGTATGCAGCTTGTACTAGTTGAGAGagtggtgtttgtgtgggctGGACTGGACAGCAGAGTGCCAGATTATACTGACACTACATGTGTTGTATgcttgcatgtgtatatgtgtgggaGGACAATGTACCAGTGGGTCTGAGGTAGCAGTTGGAGCTTGTATTGTGGGATGCATTCTGGGACTGAAACAGTACGTGACAGTGGTGAGCGATTTGGAATTTTTGGGGCACCCAGGTAGAACTAGATGGTATTGTATCACAAATGGTAATGTAGGTGAAGCAGTTTAAAAAATTGTGGCTCAGACAggtaatacatttacatttttatatgaacTGTATTCAAAATGCTGAAAGGACTGAGCAATGCCTTCAGTGAGGCTATACAACATACACATGATTAAGAATTTAAAACAGTTGAAATAATAGTGTTCAAATGAATTGTCTGTAAATGCTGAGATGCATCGATGAATTGGACAATTCTCAAGTTTTCAAAACGAGTTGTTAAAATGACTTCCTCAGAGGGAAATTGCAAATATTTCTTTTGCCAGCATAATTTGGACTTTACAGTAGCTGCATTCAGTCACTGAACAAAAAGTAGGTTGTTGAGGATCATTAAGGAAAACCATAatgaaattgattaaaatggcaaaatttaTTTAACGCTATCAGTGTTTGACTCAAATAATGTGGAAACTAGATTAAATTCAGTTCAGAAAATTAAACACTAATTGATATTCAGATGTGAATTTGTGCTGCAAACCAAAAAATTTGGAAAGCCATCCAGGTGTGGCTCTCTCTAGAGCTGTATCCTTAGAGTGTAAGGATCCCCTCAGAGGCCCGTTTTCCCCTTCCACCCTCATTTTCACACACGTGAACATTCTCTCCGTGTGTCCTCTGTCTCCAGGCTGAACCAGCAGCAGATCTCAGAGCTGCGTGCTCAGGTGGAGGAGCTACAGAAGGCCTTACAGGAACAGGGCAGCAAAGCTGAGGATGTGAGTGTCGAGTGTGCGGCCTGCTGACCCCCATAGAGCCTCCGGGGGGGTCGTCACTCGACCTTGTGACGGGGGcccaagaaaagaaaatcagtgCAACACTGTCTCAACCATTTCAAATCCTACTGACTAACTCTTTAATAACTCTTTCAAAATGGCAAGGTTAATGATTCTCATCCCAAATCAGGATCACGGATGATAAATTAAAACGATTGATGTTCATCAGAATCTGCGCAGGCGTATAATGCAAGCCTGCAGGGCCGGAGGGGGCTTCTCTGAATCAGCTGATCAGTTGAAAGGCACCTTTTAGAAGCTGCAGAAACCCCACCCCCGCGGCCCTGTGGGCTGTGGTGTAAACCCCCCTTCTCACATGACTTCTCAGGGATGCATGTGGCTGTGGTTTGTGATTGGCTTCCCTGCGTGGGAAGTCTTAACCGGTGTGCTGTGGAAATGAGCATTAAtgcctgctgtctctgtctcccttgcTTCTTCCGATTGATCACCATCTGATACATGCAGGCTATCGTAAGTATGGTTCCAACACTGCCTGCATGCTCGTTTGATTTCACAGTCCGCTTTGATTACTGTCATATTTGCTGCATGTCCACGTGCCTCAGTGTCTGCCTCACACTTCCTTTGTCTGCCCCTGCAGTCATCCCTGCTGAAGAAGAAACTAGAAGAGCATCTGTGAGTATTTGATTCTGTTAATTACTTCTCTCACATTGGCTGGGAATGATACTGGTCGATTCCTAGGGGTGTCAGGCGATCTCCAGATATAAATCCTGACCCTTTTCTTCCCAGGGAGAAGCTGCACGAAGCCCACTCAGACCTGCAGAAGAAGAAGGAGTTCATCGACGACCTGGAGCCCAGAGTGGACAGCAACAGTAAGCGCCGATACGCTATAAGCTTTGTCCATGTTTCACGGTTTGTCGACTATACTGTATTCAGGATTGCCTTTCTCCTTCTTATgtcctgccctctctcttccGCTGACATCCACCAGTGGCAAAGAAGATTGATGAGCTGCAGGAGATCTTGAGGAAGAAAGACGAGGACATGAAGCAGATGGAGGAGCGCTATAAGCGCTATGTGGAGAAGGCGCGCACGGTCAGTGAACAGGGCCAGCGGTGCCCCATTGGTCTCCCTGCCAAGCCTTCATTCGCCTGAATCCACATGCAGTAGACACCTGCAGTTTCATGACTGACCAGTTTGCACAGTGGCTCAGTAAAAAGTGTTCTAGGTCTTCGATACACTGCATTAGCTGAAAGGTTCGGTGTGTCTACCATGATAatgagtggttgtgtgtgcattggGCATGCAGGTGATTAAGACCCTGGACCCCAAACAGCAGTCCCCCTCCATGTCTCCTGAGCTTCTGACACTGAAGAACCAGCTGACTGAGAAAGAACGGAAGATCCAGCACTTGGAGGTAAGACCtgccttcccctctccctctgttgaGTTCACTGCTTTGTGTAGGCCCTTCTAACATCCTAAAAGAAGACGGCAATGTTCACTGAtctccctttttcccctctctccagcaTGATTACGAGAAGTCCAAGTCTAGACATG
This genomic stretch from Megalops cyprinoides isolate fMegCyp1 chromosome 1, fMegCyp1.pri, whole genome shotgun sequence harbors:
- the LOC118778046 gene encoding protein Hook homolog 2-like isoform X1 is translated as MSLDKAELCDSLLSWLKTFQVPSCTSKQDLTSGVAIAHVLHKIDSSWFNETWLGRIKEESGANWRLKVSNLKKILQSMLEYYHDVLGHQVSDEHLPDVSLIGEMGDVAELGKLVQLVLGCAVSCEKKQEHIQQIMTLEESVQHVVMTAIQELLTKETTEPGSPESYGDFDYQSRKYYFLSEEAEEKEDLSGRCRELEHQVSAIMEEKTALQTEVRTLKERLSRCDPLDASSTITGKKLLLLQSQMEQLQEENFRLENAKDDMRVRAEILEREVSELQQRNEELTSLAQEAQTLKDEMDILRHSSDRVSRLEALVENYKRKLEDLGDLRRQVRLLEERNTVYMQRTCELEEELRRANAVRTQLDTYKRQVHELHTKHSSEAMKAEKWQFEYKNLHDKYEALLKEKERLISERDTLRETNEELRCAQVHQKCLSQAGGLCDDDSGTVGNLASEIMPTEFKETMVRLQSENRMLCVQEESYRQQLVQLQSQLEESQRSHNVLETQNRLNQQQISELRAQVEELQKALQEQGSKAEDAISSLLKKKLEEHLEKLHEAHSDLQKKKEFIDDLEPRVDSNMAKKIDELQEILRKKDEDMKQMEERYKRYVEKARTVIKTLDPKQQSPSMSPELLTLKNQLTEKERKIQHLEHDYEKSKSRHEQEEKLIISAWYNMGMALHQKVVGERSGPSGQAQSFLAQQRQSTYARKGLASRLQPR
- the LOC118778046 gene encoding protein Hook homolog 2-like isoform X2, with amino-acid sequence MSLDKAELCDSLLSWLKTFQVPSCTSKQDLTSGVAIAHVLHKIDSSWFNETWLGRIKEESGANWRLKVSNLKKILQSMLEYYHDVLGHQVSDEHLPDVSLIGEMGDVAELGKLVQLVLGCAVSCEKKQEHIQQIMTLEESVQHVVMTAIQELLTKETTEPGSPESYGDFDYQSRKYYFLSEEAEEKEDLSGRCRELEHQVSAIMEEKTALQTEVRTLKERLSRCDPLDASSTITGKKLLLLQSQMEQLQEENFRLENAKDDMRVRAEILEREVSELQQRNEELTSLAQEAQTLKDEMDILRHSSDRVSRLEALVENYKRKLEDLGDLRRQVRLLEERNTVYMQRTCELEEELRRANAVRTQLDTYKRQVHELHTKHSSEAMKAEKWQFEYKNLHDKYEALLKEKERLISERDTLRETNEELRCAQVHQKCLSQAGGLCDDDSGTVGNLASEIMPTEFKETMVRLQSENRMLCVQEESYRQQLVQLQSQLEESQRSHNVLETQNRLNQQQISELRAQVEELQKALQEQGSKAEDSSLLKKKLEEHLEKLHEAHSDLQKKKEFIDDLEPRVDSNMAKKIDELQEILRKKDEDMKQMEERYKRYVEKARTVIKTLDPKQQSPSMSPELLTLKNQLTEKERKIQHLEHDYEKSKSRHEQEEKLIISAWYNMGMALHQKVVGERSGPSGQAQSFLAQQRQSTYARKGLASRLQPR